The following proteins are encoded in a genomic region of Micrococcaceae bacterium Sec5.8:
- a CDS encoding haloacid dehalogenase type II produces MTIQPYRSPSTGCGVRAVLFDTFGTVVDWRTGVARQAAAFAATHGQDLDAGAFADDWRALYQPAMEAIRSGSREFATLDTLHRENLDQVLRRHGFDPDQLDATTLEALNRSWHRLPPWPDSLVGLAAVRRGYIVGPLSNGNTSLLVDMARNAGLPWDVIIGSDMTRTYKPLPAAYLRTAEFLDLRPGEVMLVAAHNSDLRAAREAGLATAFIARPTEYGPGQVADLTPESDWDLSASSITELAHELGA; encoded by the coding sequence ATGACGATCCAGCCATACCGTTCACCGTCAACCGGGTGCGGGGTCCGCGCCGTCCTGTTCGACACCTTCGGCACGGTAGTGGACTGGCGCACCGGCGTCGCCCGGCAGGCGGCCGCTTTCGCCGCGACACATGGGCAGGATCTCGACGCCGGGGCGTTCGCCGATGACTGGCGCGCCCTCTACCAGCCGGCAATGGAGGCCATCCGCTCCGGATCCCGTGAATTCGCCACCCTGGACACACTCCACCGCGAAAACCTGGACCAGGTGCTCCGCCGCCACGGCTTCGATCCGGATCAGCTGGACGCAACAACCCTGGAGGCGTTGAACAGATCTTGGCACCGCCTGCCCCCGTGGCCGGACAGCCTGGTGGGCCTGGCCGCCGTCCGCCGAGGCTACATCGTGGGTCCCCTCTCCAACGGCAACACCTCGCTGCTGGTGGACATGGCCAGAAACGCCGGGCTTCCGTGGGACGTGATCATCGGCTCGGACATGACGCGCACGTACAAGCCGCTGCCGGCGGCATACCTTCGGACTGCGGAGTTCCTGGACCTCAGGCCCGGTGAGGTGATGCTCGTGGCCGCCCACAACAGTGACCTGCGTGCTGCCCGGGAGGCCGGGCTGGCGACGGCGTTCATCGCCCGCCCCACCGAATACGGCCCGGGCCAGGTTGCGGATCTGACGCCGGAGAGCGATTGGGACCTCTCGGCATCGAGCATCACC
- a CDS encoding flavin reductase family protein, which yields MRTDFDPATTSARDFYRLLTAVVVPRPIAWVSSVSPEGVDNLAPHSFFTVASTNPPIVQFTSVGEKDSLRNITESGEVVVNLAPAALLEEVNATGTNFPPDVSEFDAAGLTREPSLTVGAPRVKESLAVLECRLHSVLPMGDSILVFGEVTHAAVSDAVLDGSHPRIDLLEPLSRLGLDEWGTLGTVQDLKRIHLKDWPGPFRAKA from the coding sequence ATGCGCACTGATTTCGATCCCGCAACCACGTCCGCCCGTGATTTCTACCGGTTGCTCACCGCGGTGGTGGTTCCCCGGCCCATCGCCTGGGTTTCGAGTGTCTCGCCGGAGGGCGTCGACAACCTTGCCCCGCACTCGTTCTTCACCGTGGCGTCCACGAATCCTCCCATCGTGCAGTTCACCTCGGTGGGGGAGAAGGATTCGCTCCGCAACATTACCGAGTCCGGCGAAGTCGTGGTGAACCTCGCCCCGGCCGCGCTGCTGGAGGAGGTCAACGCCACCGGCACCAACTTTCCGCCCGATGTCAGTGAGTTCGACGCCGCCGGCCTCACCCGGGAGCCGAGCCTCACCGTGGGTGCGCCGCGGGTCAAGGAATCGCTGGCGGTGCTCGAATGCCGCCTCCATTCGGTCCTGCCGATGGGTGATTCCATCCTGGTTTTCGGCGAAGTGACGCACGCTGCGGTGAGTGACGCGGTTCTGGACGGCAGCCACCCTCGGATTGACCTGCTGGAGCCGCTGTCCCGGCTGGGCCTGGACGAGTGGGGCACGCTGGGCACGGTCCAGGACCTCAAACGGATCCACCTCAAGGACTGGCCGGGGCCTTTCCGCGCGAAGGCCTGA
- a CDS encoding NAD(P)/FAD-dependent oxidoreductase, whose amino-acid sequence MPSPAERPVHEVDTLVMGAGQAGLATSYWLTRHGVEHHLLEQRPELGGAWQDRWESFYLNTPNFSFLLPGMTYDGPEPDAFLPRDEVIALFRDYAARIEAPVRLGTEVTRVGVADGRFTVETTQGRWQARNVVLANGAFQVPRIPPAAVGLPGHIRQLHSHDYRNPQQLPGGAVLVVGTGQSGGQITEDLLDAGREVHLSVSSCPEAPRRYRGQDVFHWILQVNLHGPEYGINGLQADQLPSPAARFMCNPLISGNGGGHSIHLRDLGRRGVRLHGRFEGADDGVLVFSDDLPARLALVEAGFGARLGRLADAYIHAAGIDAPAAEPPAADDWLPAESGSRLNLEAEGVTSVIWCTGYGLDFNFLDIPVLDQWNYPRHSRGVTDVPGLYAVGLPWLTKHLSATLPVVGDDAEFVAGHIAAR is encoded by the coding sequence ATGCCCTCCCCCGCCGAGCGCCCCGTCCACGAGGTCGACACCCTGGTGATGGGCGCGGGGCAGGCCGGCCTGGCCACCAGCTACTGGCTGACCCGGCACGGCGTCGAACATCATCTGCTGGAGCAGCGGCCGGAACTGGGCGGCGCTTGGCAGGACCGCTGGGAGTCGTTTTACCTGAACACCCCGAACTTCTCGTTCCTGCTGCCGGGGATGACCTACGACGGCCCCGAGCCGGACGCCTTCCTCCCCCGCGACGAGGTGATCGCACTCTTCCGCGACTACGCCGCACGGATCGAAGCACCGGTGCGGCTCGGCACGGAGGTGACCCGGGTCGGCGTCGCCGACGGCCGCTTCACGGTGGAGACCACTCAAGGCCGCTGGCAGGCACGGAACGTGGTCCTCGCGAACGGCGCCTTCCAGGTCCCGCGGATCCCGCCAGCCGCCGTCGGGCTACCCGGGCACATCCGCCAGCTGCACAGCCACGACTACCGCAACCCACAGCAGCTTCCCGGCGGCGCCGTGCTGGTGGTGGGCACCGGGCAGTCCGGCGGTCAGATCACCGAGGACCTGCTCGACGCCGGCCGGGAGGTGCACCTGTCCGTCTCATCCTGCCCGGAGGCTCCGCGGCGGTACCGCGGTCAGGACGTCTTCCACTGGATTCTGCAGGTCAACCTCCACGGCCCCGAGTACGGCATCAACGGCCTCCAGGCGGACCAGCTCCCCTCCCCCGCCGCGCGCTTTATGTGCAACCCGCTGATCTCCGGCAACGGTGGCGGCCACAGCATCCATCTGCGGGATCTCGGCCGACGGGGCGTCCGGCTGCACGGCCGGTTTGAGGGAGCGGACGACGGCGTACTCGTCTTCAGTGACGACCTCCCGGCACGCCTCGCCCTGGTGGAGGCGGGGTTCGGTGCGCGGCTGGGGCGGCTGGCCGACGCCTACATTCACGCCGCAGGCATCGACGCACCGGCCGCGGAACCTCCGGCGGCAGATGACTGGCTGCCCGCAGAATCGGGGTCGCGGCTCAACTTGGAGGCCGAAGGTGTCACCTCGGTCATTTGGTGCACCGGTTACGGCCTGGACTTCAACTTCCTCGACATCCCCGTGCTCGACCAGTGGAACTACCCGCGCCACAGTCGAGGTGTCACCGATGTCCCGGGCCTCTATGCCGTGGGCCTCCCCTGGCTTACCAAGCACCTGTCCGCCACGCTGCCGGTGGTGGGCGACGACGCGGAGTTCGTGGCAGGTCACATCGCGGCCCGGTGA